From the Cohaesibacter sp. ES.047 genome, one window contains:
- a CDS encoding hemerythrin domain-containing protein: MIEQYPRAEWGTVHTIGGLGQFWLDRHDDFRQMAAMMDQGTNKALEGEMQPMEFAQWFAPRLNSFLGGLNGHHQIEDYQYFPVFAAADDRLKGGFDLLDEDHHLLHDMLERNAAAANDFIQVLQSEGQQDPRKALDIYAQEAKGLLSGLMRHLEDEEDLILPLLMDQGEAKFGGY; encoded by the coding sequence TTGATTGAACAATATCCTCGCGCCGAGTGGGGTACAGTCCATACCATTGGCGGTCTGGGACAATTCTGGCTTGACCGCCATGACGATTTTCGCCAGATGGCCGCCATGATGGATCAAGGAACCAACAAGGCGCTGGAAGGCGAGATGCAACCAATGGAGTTCGCCCAATGGTTCGCGCCACGACTCAACAGCTTTCTTGGCGGGCTGAACGGGCATCATCAGATTGAAGATTATCAATATTTTCCCGTTTTCGCAGCCGCTGACGATCGGCTGAAGGGGGGATTTGATCTTCTGGACGAAGATCACCATCTGCTGCATGACATGCTCGAGCGCAACGCCGCTGCCGCCAATGATTTCATCCAGGTGTTGCAGAGCGAAGGTCAACAGGATCCCCGCAAGGCGCTGGATATCTATGCGCAGGAAGCGAAAGGCCTTTTAAGCGGTCTGATGCGCCATCTGGAAGATGAGGAAGATCTGATCCTGCCCCTGCTTATGGATCAGGGTGAAGCAAAGTTCGGCGGCTACTAA
- the grpE gene encoding nucleotide exchange factor GrpE: MSDEMQKSEADEEQVAEAQAGDTTSEEPYLNPLEAAELRIAELERDAAEMKEQLLRTIADMENLRRRTEKEVKDAKQFSVTSFARDMLAVADNLRRGLETIPDEERANAEGTLRALLDGTAMTEREMLKTLEKHGVKKLNPEGEKFDPNYHQAMFEVPNPEVPNNSVVQVVQAGYVIGTRVLRPAMVGVAKGGPKFVAKPDEQEAPSADPSDIEGIDKSV, encoded by the coding sequence ATGTCTGACGAAATGCAAAAGTCTGAAGCTGATGAAGAGCAAGTTGCAGAGGCACAGGCCGGGGATACCACTTCCGAAGAGCCGTATCTCAATCCTCTGGAAGCCGCAGAATTGCGCATCGCCGAGTTGGAAAGGGACGCTGCCGAGATGAAGGAGCAGCTCCTGCGCACGATTGCCGATATGGAAAATCTGCGTCGTCGCACCGAAAAGGAAGTCAAGGACGCCAAGCAGTTCTCGGTGACGAGCTTTGCGCGCGACATGCTGGCGGTGGCCGACAATCTGCGCCGCGGGCTGGAAACCATTCCCGATGAAGAGCGAGCCAATGCAGAAGGCACGTTGCGCGCACTTTTGGATGGCACCGCAATGACCGAGCGGGAAATGCTCAAGACGCTCGAGAAGCACGGCGTCAAGAAGCTGAACCCAGAAGGGGAGAAATTCGACCCCAACTATCATCAGGCCATGTTCGAAGTACCCAATCCCGAAGTGCCCAACAATTCGGTGGTGCAGGTGGTACAGGCCGGATATGTCATCGGAACGCGCGTTCTGCGTCCGGCCATGGTCGGCGTTGCCAAGGGTGGCCCGAAATTCGTCGCCAAGCCTGATGAGCAGGAAGCCCCGTCTGCCGATCCGTCCGACATTGAAGGCATCGACAAGAGCGTCTGA
- a CDS encoding LysR family transcriptional regulator, producing the protein MSRSLPPFSAIKAFEAAARHGSFARAAQELDVTATAISQHVKGLEKWLGKPLFVRRSNAVELTEHGRDILDDVTRILDDIASLLPREREPSAKQTILIAAPAMLIDGWLAPALAHFYEDNPGLLVTLQPADHQKSLQTDNRPDFLISDQDKIADGLLADFLFDDALLPVCSAQFRDILGLRDRTNWHSAPLIHDATSPDDWQTWAKRRAPDLDVHWNDGARYANHWLAIEAARQAHGMFMAHEPLISGALDEGSLVALDETPLSLGKSVKLIRRRGHASPAAIQFRAWLLERVRTR; encoded by the coding sequence TTGTCTCGCAGCCTTCCACCCTTCAGCGCCATCAAGGCCTTTGAAGCCGCAGCGCGCCACGGCTCTTTCGCACGGGCAGCACAGGAGCTGGATGTGACAGCCACCGCCATCTCTCAACATGTCAAGGGACTGGAAAAATGGCTTGGGAAACCGCTGTTCGTCAGACGATCAAACGCGGTGGAGCTGACAGAGCATGGTCGGGACATTCTCGATGATGTCACGCGCATTCTTGATGACATCGCCAGTCTTCTGCCGCGTGAGCGCGAACCAAGTGCCAAGCAGACAATCCTCATTGCCGCGCCTGCGATGCTCATTGACGGATGGTTGGCACCCGCTCTTGCTCACTTTTATGAAGACAATCCCGGCCTTTTGGTCACGTTGCAGCCAGCTGACCACCAGAAGTCTTTGCAAACCGACAACCGACCGGATTTTCTCATCAGCGATCAGGACAAGATCGCAGACGGCTTGCTGGCCGACTTTCTGTTCGATGATGCGCTTCTGCCCGTATGTAGCGCGCAGTTTCGGGATATTCTGGGGCTGAGGGATCGCACCAATTGGCACAGCGCCCCTCTCATCCATGACGCAACATCCCCCGATGACTGGCAGACATGGGCCAAAAGGCGCGCGCCTGACCTTGACGTTCACTGGAATGATGGCGCTCGCTATGCCAACCACTGGTTGGCGATCGAAGCCGCGCGTCAGGCCCACGGCATGTTCATGGCACATGAACCGCTGATTTCCGGGGCGCTAGATGAAGGTTCTCTTGTTGCGCTGGACGAGACGCCTCTATCACTGGGGAAATCTGTCAAGCTGATCCGGCGGCGCGGTCATGCCAGCCCGGCGGCCATCCAGTTTCGCGCCTGGTTGCTCGAACGCGTTCGAACCCGCTGA
- the putA gene encoding bifunctional proline dehydrogenase/L-glutamate gamma-semialdehyde dehydrogenase PutA, whose product MDQSITTDFDSRLVMLRQVIRDHNLADEATNIRRLVEDAQLSDGLCRRASEHAAELIRAIRETTNPTMMENFLAEYGLSTREGVALMCLAEALLRVPDAETIDALISDKIAPSEWGQHLGQSSSPLINASTWGLMLTGRVLKTNDEAGLANTLHGMVKRMGEPVVRTAVGQAMKELGRQFVLGTNIERATNRAKGMEKKGYTYSYDMLGESARTEEDARKYHLAYSDAITALAPLCKSDVCIENPGISVKLSALHPRYEAGKREQVLSELTSRTFGLALLARSANMGFNIDAEEMDRLDLSLDVIEKVLSDPALKDWDGFGVVVQAYGHRASFVIDWLYMLAKKLDRRITVRLVKGAYWDAEIKRAQTMGLESFPVFTRKVNSDVSYLSNARRLLDMTDCIYPQFASHNAHSVSAIVEMARSSGISKKAYEFQRLHGMGESLFETLMKKEKISCRIYAPVGAHSDLLAYLVRRLLENGANSSFVNQIVDESIAPEEIAKDPFAQVKALGDNIENGFLTRPADLFGDKRRNAKGWDHTEPLTIAQLDEKRGNFLTHKWVAKPIIAGDLSATETIELRNPANPSDIVGEVIEATAADVETALAASADGCAQWSAVPASKRAEVLRKIADLYEDNAEEFFALASREAGKIMLDCIGEVREAVDFALFYANEAERLDPEGAQKARGTITCISPWNFPLAIFSGQILAALAAGNAVIAKPAGQTPLIAARAIELMHEAGVPAAALQLLPGDGPTVGAPLTSDPRIAGVCFTGSTATAQTINRAMAEAMAPDAPLIAETGGLNAMIVDSTALPEQAVRDIVASSFQSAGQRCSALRMLYVQEDVFDKVVHMLMGAMQELEIGDPWSWATDVGPVIDQAAKAKINSHCSKMRASGKVLKQLDVPEGGLFCAPTLIELSGIEELEEEIFGPVLHVAKFSAKSIEKVIASINAKGFGLTFGLHTRMDNRVQEVVDRIKVGNMYVNRNQIGAVVGSQPFGGEGLSGTGPKAGGPHYVERFFNQAPRYVPVKGSEAFSGVELQNAVHGLNAKKDLQAEWASNNYRFAALKGVCDMPLKFDECIKDDLEPRELPGPTGESNRLSFAPRGTVLVTGPDEEAVLQQATAALVAGNAVVAVAPGAKALAEKLKQADAPIVGFDGHIDPDILGRLEGVAAIASNAESDTLKAMRVILAKRKGMLLPLITEFDVHRYLLERHLCIDTTAAGGNATLLAAAEGKQA is encoded by the coding sequence ATGGATCAGTCGATCACCACAGATTTCGATAGCCGCCTCGTCATGCTTCGTCAGGTCATTCGTGATCATAATCTGGCTGACGAAGCGACCAATATTCGCCGTCTTGTCGAGGACGCGCAATTGAGCGACGGGCTCTGCCGCCGGGCAAGTGAGCATGCCGCCGAGCTCATCCGGGCCATTCGCGAGACGACCAATCCCACCATGATGGAGAATTTTCTCGCCGAATATGGTCTGTCCACCCGTGAGGGGGTTGCCTTGATGTGTCTTGCCGAGGCGCTGCTGCGCGTCCCTGATGCAGAGACCATCGACGCGCTTATCTCCGACAAGATCGCCCCCAGCGAATGGGGCCAGCATCTGGGTCAATCCTCCTCACCCCTGATCAACGCATCCACCTGGGGCCTGATGCTCACCGGTCGGGTGCTCAAGACCAACGATGAAGCGGGCCTAGCCAACACATTGCACGGAATGGTCAAGCGGATGGGCGAGCCTGTTGTGCGGACCGCTGTCGGTCAGGCGATGAAGGAACTGGGCCGTCAGTTTGTACTGGGCACGAACATCGAACGGGCCACCAACCGCGCCAAGGGCATGGAGAAGAAGGGCTACACCTATTCCTATGACATGCTGGGCGAGTCGGCCCGGACTGAGGAAGACGCTCGCAAATATCATCTGGCCTACTCCGACGCGATCACCGCCCTCGCACCGCTTTGCAAATCCGACGTGTGCATCGAAAACCCGGGCATTTCGGTCAAGCTGTCCGCCTTGCATCCCCGCTATGAAGCAGGAAAGCGGGAGCAGGTTCTCTCGGAGCTGACCTCACGCACGTTCGGCCTTGCGCTGCTTGCCCGCTCAGCCAACATGGGCTTCAACATCGATGCCGAGGAAATGGACCGGCTCGATCTGTCCCTCGACGTGATCGAGAAGGTGCTGTCCGATCCGGCCTTGAAAGATTGGGACGGCTTTGGCGTCGTGGTACAGGCCTATGGGCACCGCGCCTCCTTTGTCATCGACTGGCTGTATATGCTGGCCAAAAAACTGGATCGCCGCATTACCGTGCGTCTGGTCAAGGGTGCCTATTGGGATGCAGAGATCAAGCGCGCCCAGACCATGGGGCTGGAGAGCTTCCCGGTTTTCACCCGCAAGGTCAATTCAGACGTTTCCTATCTGTCCAACGCCCGGCGTCTGCTGGACATGACGGATTGCATCTATCCGCAGTTTGCTTCGCACAATGCCCACTCGGTTTCAGCTATCGTCGAAATGGCCAGATCCAGCGGCATCTCCAAGAAAGCTTACGAATTCCAGCGCCTGCATGGCATGGGCGAAAGCTTGTTTGAAACCCTGATGAAGAAAGAGAAGATCAGCTGCCGCATATATGCGCCGGTCGGGGCTCACTCCGATCTTCTTGCTTATCTGGTTCGCCGCCTGCTGGAAAACGGCGCCAACTCTTCCTTCGTCAACCAGATCGTTGATGAGAGCATCGCACCCGAAGAAATCGCCAAGGATCCTTTCGCACAGGTCAAGGCGCTCGGTGACAACATCGAGAACGGGTTTCTCACCCGTCCCGCTGATCTGTTCGGTGACAAGCGGCGCAACGCCAAGGGCTGGGATCACACCGAGCCGCTCACCATTGCTCAGCTTGATGAGAAACGCGGCAACTTCCTGACCCACAAATGGGTGGCAAAGCCAATCATCGCTGGCGATCTTTCCGCAACCGAAACAATAGAGCTGCGCAATCCCGCCAACCCGTCCGATATCGTCGGGGAAGTCATCGAAGCCACTGCCGCGGACGTGGAGACGGCCCTTGCGGCATCCGCAGATGGCTGCGCACAATGGTCGGCGGTTCCCGCCAGTAAACGCGCTGAGGTCTTGCGCAAGATCGCCGATCTCTATGAAGACAACGCAGAAGAGTTCTTTGCCCTTGCCAGCCGTGAAGCGGGCAAGATCATGCTCGACTGCATCGGTGAAGTGCGTGAAGCGGTCGATTTTGCTCTCTTCTACGCCAACGAAGCCGAACGTCTTGATCCTGAGGGTGCCCAAAAGGCCCGCGGCACTATCACCTGCATTTCGCCATGGAACTTCCCGCTGGCCATCTTTAGCGGCCAGATCCTCGCCGCTCTCGCAGCGGGCAATGCGGTGATCGCCAAGCCTGCAGGCCAGACACCGCTTATCGCGGCCCGCGCCATCGAGCTCATGCATGAAGCGGGCGTACCCGCTGCGGCTCTTCAGCTTCTGCCCGGTGATGGCCCGACCGTGGGTGCGCCCTTGACCAGCGATCCGCGCATCGCAGGGGTCTGCTTCACCGGTTCGACCGCGACCGCCCAGACCATCAACCGCGCTATGGCTGAGGCCATGGCGCCAGACGCTCCGCTGATTGCGGAAACTGGTGGCCTCAATGCTATGATCGTCGATTCCACGGCTCTGCCGGAACAGGCGGTGCGCGATATCGTTGCCTCAAGCTTCCAGTCCGCGGGCCAGCGCTGCTCGGCGCTGAGAATGCTTTATGTGCAGGAAGATGTCTTTGACAAGGTGGTCCACATGCTCATGGGCGCGATGCAAGAGTTGGAAATCGGCGATCCATGGTCCTGGGCAACCGATGTCGGCCCGGTCATTGACCAGGCAGCCAAGGCCAAAATCAACAGCCATTGCAGCAAGATGCGCGCTTCAGGCAAGGTGCTCAAGCAACTTGATGTGCCAGAAGGCGGGCTTTTCTGTGCTCCAACCCTGATCGAGCTTTCGGGTATTGAGGAGCTGGAGGAGGAAATCTTCGGGCCGGTGCTTCATGTCGCCAAATTCTCGGCCAAGAGCATCGAGAAGGTGATCGCCTCCATCAATGCCAAGGGCTTCGGCCTCACCTTCGGTCTGCACACCCGCATGGACAACCGTGTGCAGGAAGTTGTTGATCGCATCAAGGTCGGCAACATGTATGTCAACCGCAACCAGATTGGCGCTGTTGTCGGCTCTCAGCCGTTCGGTGGCGAAGGGCTGTCCGGTACCGGACCAAAGGCAGGCGGGCCGCACTATGTCGAGCGATTCTTTAATCAGGCCCCGCGCTATGTACCAGTAAAGGGCAGCGAAGCCTTCTCGGGTGTCGAGTTGCAAAATGCGGTGCATGGCCTCAACGCCAAGAAAGACCTGCAAGCCGAATGGGCGTCGAACAACTATCGCTTTGCGGCTCTGAAAGGTGTTTGCGACATGCCGCTGAAATTTGATGAGTGCATCAAGGATGATCTGGAGCCGCGGGAACTGCCCGGGCCGACGGGCGAATCCAACAGGCTGTCATTTGCGCCCCGTGGTACGGTGCTGGTGACCGGACCTGATGAAGAGGCGGTGCTTCAGCAGGCAACGGCAGCTCTTGTTGCGGGCAACGCGGTCGTGGCCGTTGCGCCCGGAGCCAAAGCTCTGGCAGAAAAACTGAAACAGGCCGATGCCCCGATTGTCGGCTTTGACGGTCATATCGATCCCGATATTCTGGGTCGTCTCGAAGGCGTGGCCGCAATTGCCAGCAACGCTGAAAGCGACACCCTCAAGGCGATGCGGGTGATCCTTGCCAAGCGCAAGGGCATGCTGTTGCCGCTGATCACGGAGTTTGATGTGCATCGGTACCTGCTTGAGCGGCACCTGTGTATCGACACCACAGCCGCAGGCGGCAACGCCACGCTGCTCGCCGCAGCCGAAGGCAAACAAGCCTAA
- a CDS encoding Lrp/AsnC family transcriptional regulator → MDNLDNLDRKILDVLADQGRITVTDLARHVGLSKTPCQIRMRRLEEKGFIRGYAAVLDPEKLGEGHVAFVQVSLSDTRSEALNAFNEAVRHIREIEQCHMIASNFDYLLKIRTRDMSNYRKVLGEKISALPHVSHTSTFVVMEAVKDRS, encoded by the coding sequence ATGGACAATTTGGATAATCTTGATCGCAAAATACTTGATGTGCTTGCCGATCAGGGGCGCATAACTGTCACAGACCTTGCGCGCCATGTCGGCCTATCCAAAACGCCTTGCCAGATTCGCATGCGGCGCCTTGAAGAAAAAGGCTTTATCCGCGGCTATGCGGCGGTGCTCGATCCGGAAAAACTCGGTGAAGGGCATGTTGCCTTTGTCCAAGTTTCCCTCAGTGATACGCGATCAGAGGCGCTGAACGCCTTCAACGAGGCGGTGCGGCACATCCGCGAAATCGAGCAATGCCACATGATAGCATCAAATTTTGATTATCTTTTGAAAATTCGTACCCGCGACATGAGCAATTATCGAAAAGTGCTAGGCGAAAAGATCTCCGCCCTGCCCCATGTCTCGCATACCTCCACCTTCGTGGTGATGGAAGCGGTCAAGGACCGGAGTTAG
- a CDS encoding diacylglycerol kinase family protein: MTEHKKKAMAFINENSGTFQMLNVGDVERMIKSRFKASGHDVTIYTAPGKELIEAMQKSVKEDAFDILIAGGGDGTISAAADLAWRHGKTLAVVPGGTMNLYARTLGIPLDVETAIGELAGGHAMACDIATANGKSFVHQFSIGLHPRMVRMRNNIAFGARFTKMLASVRAYWGATSQIPVHEMTIRIDGEDFERNISALSISNNLYSSSAPPHAEIPDGGKLGIYMVGAMNRGDALTLGADLFLGLSEQNENLEVRTGQKVEIILHNKKHASRCVQDGELYSLPDQVAIELHPKELNVLAVENPVHA; this comes from the coding sequence GTGACCGAACATAAAAAGAAGGCGATGGCCTTCATCAACGAAAACAGCGGCACTTTCCAGATGCTGAATGTCGGTGATGTTGAGCGCATGATCAAAAGCAGGTTCAAGGCGAGCGGTCACGACGTCACCATTTACACGGCACCGGGCAAGGAGCTCATCGAGGCCATGCAGAAATCGGTGAAAGAGGATGCGTTTGACATTCTCATCGCCGGAGGTGGGGACGGCACCATTTCCGCAGCTGCCGATCTTGCCTGGCGTCATGGCAAGACACTGGCGGTGGTGCCTGGCGGCACAATGAATCTCTACGCCCGCACCTTGGGGATTCCCCTCGACGTCGAAACGGCAATCGGGGAGCTCGCTGGTGGCCATGCCATGGCCTGCGACATTGCGACAGCCAATGGCAAATCATTCGTGCATCAATTCTCGATCGGCCTTCACCCGAGAATGGTTCGCATGCGAAACAACATTGCCTTTGGCGCGCGCTTCACAAAGATGCTTGCCAGCGTCAGGGCCTATTGGGGAGCGACCTCTCAGATTCCCGTCCATGAAATGACCATTCGGATCGACGGTGAAGACTTCGAGCGAAACATCAGCGCCCTGTCGATCTCGAACAATCTCTACAGCAGTTCCGCTCCGCCTCATGCGGAAATTCCCGATGGCGGCAAGCTGGGTATCTATATGGTCGGCGCGATGAACCGTGGCGATGCGCTTACCCTTGGCGCTGATCTGTTTCTCGGTCTGTCGGAACAAAATGAAAATCTCGAGGTCCGGACCGGCCAGAAGGTAGAGATTATCCTTCACAACAAGAAACACGCTTCCCGCTGTGTTCAGGACGGTGAACTCTATTCCCTTCCCGATCAGGTCGCTATCGAGCTACACCCCAAGGAGCTCAATGTTCTGGCAGTAGAAAATCCGGTCCACGCCTAA
- a CDS encoding alpha-ketoglutarate-dependent dioxygenase AlkB has translation MQLHSPFLDQDAQKALLADIRSVVAKAPLFTPTMPRWGRPLSVRMSNCGPLGWLSDKSGYRYEPVHPVTGEPWPAIPESLIDIWFELTAYDAPPEACLINYYSPTAKMGLHVDNDEDDRDAPILSLSLGDDARFRLGGLERNGPTKSFLLRSGDALLLDGADRMAYHGVDRIYPGTSALLAEPGRINLTMRRVTLPFRSAP, from the coding sequence ATGCAGCTTCATTCGCCCTTCCTCGATCAGGATGCCCAGAAGGCGCTCCTTGCCGACATCCGGAGTGTGGTTGCCAAGGCTCCGCTCTTCACGCCCACCATGCCGCGATGGGGACGTCCGCTCTCTGTGCGCATGTCCAATTGCGGCCCACTGGGCTGGCTGTCAGACAAATCCGGCTATCGCTACGAGCCGGTGCATCCGGTGACCGGTGAGCCCTGGCCTGCAATCCCTGAGAGCCTCATCGATATCTGGTTTGAACTCACCGCCTATGATGCGCCTCCGGAAGCCTGCCTGATCAACTATTATAGCCCAACCGCCAAGATGGGATTGCACGTCGACAATGACGAAGACGACCGTGATGCTCCGATTCTGTCCCTGTCGCTCGGAGATGATGCGCGATTTCGGCTGGGGGGATTGGAACGAAATGGGCCAACAAAGAGTTTTCTGCTAAGGTCGGGCGACGCCTTGTTGCTCGATGGAGCGGATAGAATGGCCTATCATGGCGTGGATAGGATCTATCCGGGCACCAGCGCGCTGCTGGCTGAGCCGGGACGAATCAATCTCACTATGCGCCGGGTGACGCTCCCGTTCAGATCAGCGCCGTGA